The proteins below come from a single Paracoccus sp. SCSIO 75233 genomic window:
- a CDS encoding urate hydroxylase PuuD produces MTEFAIIWDWIGFAVRWTHVITAIAWIGSSFYFIALDLGLRKVPHLPAGAHGEEWQVHGGGFYHIQKYLVAPDNMPDHLIWFKWESYSTWLSGAALLMIVYWVGGELYLIDPAKAELALWQGILISAASLSIGWLVYDRLCKSGLGERPTLLMLLLFVLLVAMGYGYNQIFTGRATMLHLGAFTATIMTANVFFIIMPNQRIVVKDLQEGRKPDPKYGKIAKLRSTHNNYLTLPVVFLMLSNHYPLAFATEFNWLIAALIFLMGVTIRHFFNTMHATGSMKWWTWAATAVLFICVMWLSTAPLWQSSYEESEAQVLSPMQQKFADAAGFDDVMSIVPGRCAMCHAREPGYEGIRRAPKHVLLETPDDVTRAARQIYLQAGLTHAMPPANVSYMEPEERQAIVDWYREATGEDPVQLARN; encoded by the coding sequence ATGACCGAATTTGCCATCATCTGGGATTGGATCGGCTTTGCCGTCCGCTGGACGCATGTGATCACGGCGATTGCGTGGATCGGGTCCAGCTTCTATTTCATCGCCCTCGACCTTGGCCTGCGCAAGGTGCCGCATCTGCCCGCCGGCGCGCATGGCGAGGAATGGCAGGTTCATGGCGGGGGGTTTTACCATATCCAGAAATATCTGGTCGCGCCGGATAATATGCCGGACCACCTCATCTGGTTCAAATGGGAAAGCTATTCGACCTGGCTGTCCGGGGCCGCGCTGCTGATGATCGTCTACTGGGTCGGGGGGGAGCTGTATCTGATCGACCCGGCAAAGGCTGAACTGGCGCTGTGGCAAGGCATCCTGATCTCTGCCGCGTCGCTGTCGATCGGCTGGCTGGTCTATGACCGGCTGTGCAAATCCGGGCTGGGGGAGCGGCCGACGCTGCTGATGCTGCTGCTCTTCGTGCTGCTGGTGGCTATGGGCTACGGCTATAACCAGATCTTCACCGGCCGCGCGACCATGCTGCATCTGGGCGCGTTCACCGCGACGATCATGACGGCGAATGTGTTCTTCATCATTATGCCGAACCAGCGGATCGTCGTGAAAGACCTGCAGGAAGGCCGCAAGCCCGATCCGAAATACGGCAAGATCGCCAAGCTGCGTTCCACCCATAACAACTACCTGACGCTGCCGGTCGTGTTCCTGATGCTGTCGAACCACTACCCGCTGGCCTTCGCGACTGAATTCAACTGGCTGATCGCCGCGCTGATCTTCCTGATGGGCGTCACCATCCGGCATTTCTTCAACACCATGCACGCCACGGGCAGCATGAAATGGTGGACCTGGGCGGCGACGGCGGTCCTGTTCATCTGCGTGATGTGGCTGTCGACCGCGCCGCTCTGGCAGTCGAGCTACGAGGAATCTGAGGCGCAGGTCCTGTCGCCCATGCAGCAGAAATTTGCCGATGCGGCGGGGTTTGACGATGTCATGTCCATCGTGCCCGGCCGCTGCGCCATGTGCCACGCGCGCGAGCCGGGATATGAGGGCATTCGCCGCGCGCCGAAGCATGTGTTGCTGGAAACCCCCGACGATGTGACCCGCGCCGCGCGGCAGATCTATCTTCAGGCCGGGCTGACCCACGCCATGCCGCCCGCCAATGTCAGCTATATGGAGCCGGAGGAGCGTCAGGCGATTGTCGACTGGTATCGCGAGGCGACCGGCGAAGACCCTGTGCAACTGGCACGGAACTGA
- a CDS encoding NADP-dependent malic enzyme → MPDDITNDRRQEALDYHEFPKPGKLEIRATKPMDTGRDLSNAYSPGVAEACLEIEKNPLDAMRYTAKSNLVAVISNGTAVLGLGNIGAQASKPVMEGKAVLFKKFAGVDCFDIEVDETDPEKLAEIVCKLEPTFGAVNLEDIKAPDCFLVERICREKMNIPVFHDDQHGTAIVAAAAATNAMRLSKKKFEDIKVVALGAGAAGIACLKMLMVMGVQKQHITMLDSKGVVHTQRNDLNPEKQEFARDTEMRSTMEAMEGADLFLGVSGPGLLTAEMVAKMADNPIIFALANPTPEIMPEEARKAAPNALIATGRSDYPNQVNNVLCFPFIFRGALDVGATTINDEMKVACVEAIAALARETTSAEVGQAYRGETLTFGPEYLIPKPFDPRLLPKIATAVAKAAIESGVATRELDLDDYSRRLNGRVYRSYNIMRRVFEADHVVNRRLVFSEGEDERILHTARQLVEEGYDTPILIGRPEVMKQRLEREGIRLDLDALEIINPESDARYRDYWTAYHQLMRRRGVTPDLARAIIRTNTTAIAAMMVHLGDADSMICGTFGEYRWHLRYVSEILARGGAHPVGALSLIILDRGPLFLADTQVHLDPEPSQIAEAVIGAARHIRRFGVEPKIALCSASQFGNLDTQTSRNMRAAMDILDSMELDFEYEGEMTADVALDPELRERLYPEGRLTGRANGLVYANAEIANAARNMLRSVAGGLEVGPILMGMENRAHIVTPGITVRGLMNISALAGSNVSSYG, encoded by the coding sequence ATGCCCGACGACATCACCAATGACCGCCGTCAGGAGGCGCTCGACTACCACGAGTTTCCGAAACCGGGAAAGCTGGAGATTCGCGCGACCAAGCCGATGGATACCGGGCGCGACCTGTCCAACGCCTATTCGCCCGGCGTGGCCGAAGCCTGTCTTGAGATCGAGAAAAACCCGCTCGACGCGATGCGCTATACGGCGAAAAGCAACCTCGTCGCTGTGATCTCGAACGGGACGGCGGTTCTGGGGCTTGGCAATATCGGCGCACAGGCCTCGAAGCCGGTGATGGAGGGCAAGGCGGTTCTGTTCAAGAAATTCGCCGGTGTGGATTGTTTTGATATCGAGGTGGACGAGACCGATCCCGAAAAGCTGGCGGAAATCGTCTGCAAGCTGGAACCGACCTTCGGCGCGGTCAATCTGGAGGATATCAAGGCCCCCGATTGCTTCCTCGTCGAACGTATCTGCCGCGAGAAGATGAATATCCCGGTTTTCCACGACGACCAGCACGGCACCGCCATTGTCGCGGCGGCGGCGGCGACCAATGCGATGCGGCTGTCGAAGAAGAAATTCGAGGACATCAAGGTCGTGGCGCTTGGTGCCGGGGCGGCAGGGATCGCCTGTCTGAAAATGCTGATGGTGATGGGGGTGCAGAAGCAGCATATCACCATGCTCGACAGCAAGGGCGTGGTGCATACGCAGCGCAACGACCTGAACCCGGAAAAGCAGGAATTCGCGCGCGACACCGAAATGCGCAGCACGATGGAGGCAATGGAGGGCGCCGATCTGTTCCTCGGCGTCTCCGGCCCCGGTCTGCTGACTGCAGAGATGGTGGCGAAGATGGCCGATAACCCGATCATCTTCGCGCTTGCCAACCCCACACCCGAGATCATGCCGGAGGAGGCGCGAAAGGCCGCCCCGAACGCGCTGATCGCCACCGGACGCAGCGATTACCCCAATCAGGTGAATAATGTGCTGTGCTTCCCCTTCATCTTCCGTGGCGCGCTCGATGTCGGGGCGACGACGATCAATGACGAGATGAAAGTCGCCTGTGTCGAGGCGATTGCGGCACTCGCGCGCGAGACGACATCTGCCGAGGTCGGGCAGGCCTATCGCGGCGAAACGCTGACCTTCGGGCCGGAATATCTGATCCCGAAACCCTTCGATCCGCGCCTGCTGCCGAAAATCGCCACCGCCGTCGCCAAAGCCGCCATTGAATCCGGCGTCGCCACGCGTGAGCTGGATCTGGACGATTACAGCCGCCGCCTGAATGGCCGCGTCTATCGCAGCTACAATATCATGCGCCGCGTGTTCGAGGCCGATCACGTCGTCAATCGTCGTCTGGTGTTTTCGGAAGGGGAGGATGAACGCATCCTGCATACCGCGCGCCAACTGGTTGAGGAGGGGTATGACACGCCGATCCTCATCGGTCGCCCCGAGGTGATGAAACAACGGCTGGAACGTGAGGGGATCCGGCTCGATCTCGATGCGCTGGAGATCATCAATCCCGAAAGCGATGCGCGTTACCGCGATTACTGGACCGCCTATCACCAACTCATGCGGCGGCGTGGCGTGACGCCCGATCTGGCCCGCGCCATCATCCGCACCAACACCACGGCGATTGCGGCGATGATGGTGCATCTGGGCGATGCCGACAGCATGATCTGCGGCACGTTCGGCGAATATCGCTGGCATCTGCGCTATGTGAGCGAAATCCTCGCCCGTGGCGGCGCGCATCCGGTCGGCGCGCTGTCGCTGATCATTCTGGACCGGGGACCGCTTTTCCTTGCCGACACGCAGGTCCATCTGGACCCGGAGCCAAGCCAGATCGCGGAGGCCGTCATCGGTGCCGCCCGCCATATCCGCAGATTCGGGGTGGAGCCGAAAATCGCGCTCTGCTCCGCCTCGCAATTCGGCAATCTGGACACCCAGACCAGCCGGAACATGCGTGCGGCGATGGACATCCTCGATTCGATGGAACTCGATTTCGAATATGAGGGGGAGATGACGGCGGATGTGGCGCTCGATCCCGAATTGCGCGAGCGGCTTTATCCCGAGGGGCGGCTGACAGGCCGCGCCAATGGGCTGGTTTACGCCAATGCCGAAATCGCCAACGCCGCGCGCAATATGCTGCGCTCCGTCGCGGGCGGGCTGGAGGTCGGGCCGATCCTGATGGGGATGGAGAACCGCGCCCATATCGTCACGCCGGGCATTACCGTACGCGGGCTGATGAATATCTCGGCCCTCGCTGGCAGCAATGTCTCCAGCTACGGCTGA
- the glpD gene encoding glycerol-3-phosphate dehydrogenase, translating to MSDPVDLFIIGGGINGCGIARDAAGRGLSVRLAEKDDLAQATSSRSTKLFHGGLRYLEYFEFRLVREALHEREILLRAMPHISWPMRFVLPVLPDMRFDSDTPTSRLLGLVMPWMKGRRPAWLIRLGLFIYDHLGGRQILPKTRKLDLSTDPAGAPLKSGARLAYEYSDCWVQDARLVVLNARDAAARGADIRTRTRVESAIRDGDLWRIETVTAAGQRETHSARALVNAAGPWVGQVIEAITSLDSTERVRLVRGSHIVVPRIAGHDRCYFFQGPDGRIIFAIPYEQEFTLIGTTDAEHDGSPQDPEITAEEIRYLCDFASRYFADPVRPEDIVWSYAGVRSLYDDGAKSATAATRDYVLSLDEDGPPALNVFGGKITTYRRLAESALKKLAPHFPDASSAWTAGAPLPGGDFPVDGADKLIAELRAAHGFGAMQAERLIRAYGTEAATIFADGPGADLGGGLTEAELNWLTSREWAQTAEDVIWRRSKLGLKMSGADIAALRDRLGQGAEA from the coding sequence ATGTCAGACCCGGTCGATCTGTTCATCATTGGCGGCGGCATAAATGGCTGCGGGATCGCGCGTGATGCGGCGGGGCGCGGCCTGTCGGTGCGGCTGGCGGAAAAGGACGATCTGGCGCAGGCGACGTCGTCGCGCTCAACCAAGCTGTTTCACGGCGGGTTGCGCTATCTGGAATATTTCGAGTTCCGGCTGGTGCGTGAGGCGCTGCACGAACGCGAAATCCTTCTGCGTGCCATGCCGCATATCAGCTGGCCGATGCGCTTTGTGCTGCCGGTGCTGCCGGATATGCGCTTCGATTCCGACACCCCGACCTCGCGCCTGCTGGGGTTGGTGATGCCGTGGATGAAGGGGCGCAGGCCCGCGTGGCTGATCCGGCTGGGGCTGTTCATCTACGATCATCTGGGCGGGCGTCAGATCCTGCCCAAGACCCGCAAGCTGGATCTCTCCACCGATCCGGCAGGTGCGCCGCTGAAATCAGGCGCGCGACTGGCCTATGAATATTCGGATTGCTGGGTGCAGGATGCAAGGCTGGTGGTGCTGAATGCCCGCGACGCGGCGGCGCGCGGTGCGGATATCCGCACCCGGACGCGGGTCGAATCGGCAATCCGTGACGGCGATCTGTGGCGGATCGAGACGGTTACGGCGGCGGGGCAGCGTGAGACCCACAGCGCCCGCGCATTGGTCAACGCGGCAGGGCCGTGGGTCGGGCAGGTCATCGAGGCGATCACCAGCCTCGACAGTACCGAGCGGGTGCGGCTGGTTCGCGGCAGTCATATCGTCGTGCCGCGCATCGCCGGTCATGACCGCTGCTATTTCTTCCAGGGCCCGGACGGGCGCATTATCTTCGCTATTCCCTATGAGCAGGAATTCACCCTGATCGGCACGACCGATGCCGAACATGACGGCTCGCCACAGGATCCCGAAATCACGGCAGAGGAAATCCGGTATCTCTGCGATTTCGCCAGCCGCTATTTCGCCGATCCGGTTCGGCCCGAGGATATAGTCTGGAGCTATGCTGGCGTGCGCTCGCTCTATGATGACGGGGCGAAATCCGCGACGGCGGCGACGCGCGATTATGTGCTGTCGCTCGATGAGGATGGCCCGCCCGCGCTCAATGTCTTTGGTGGCAAGATCACCACCTATCGGCGTCTGGCCGAAAGCGCGCTTAAGAAACTCGCGCCGCATTTCCCCGATGCCTCCAGCGCGTGGACGGCGGGCGCTCCGTTGCCCGGCGGCGATTTTCCGGTCGATGGCGCCGATAAGCTGATTGCAGAACTGCGCGCGGCGCACGGATTCGGCGCGATGCAGGCTGAACGGTTGATCCGGGCCTACGGGACCGAGGCCGCGACGATCTTTGCGGACGGGCCGGGCGCAGATCTCGGCGGCGGGCTGACCGAGGCGGAGCTGAACTGGCTGACCTCCCGCGAATGGGCGCAGACCGCCGAGGACGTCATCTGGCGGCGCAGCAAGCTGGGGCTGAAGATGAGCGGCGCGGATATCGCCGCACTTCGCGACAGGCTGGGGCAGGGCGCGGAAGCGTGA
- a CDS encoding glycerate kinase: protein MGEAEFLRAMFDRAVAVADPMRFIAVNLPEKPTGRLLVVGAGKASARMAEAVEAEWGPCEGLVITRYGYGRPTQGIEIVEAAHPVPDQAGVEATTRMLNLLDGLGADDLVVMLISGGASALLCAPAGAMTLEEKQAVNAALLSSGAPIGDMNVLRKHLSRVKGGQLAAAAAPARVVALMISDVPGDDPGTIGSGPTVGDGSTTQDARAIVDRWKIALPETARQVLGGRTGVVPKGDELLSRVENRVVAAPAQSLAAAADLAREAGYACVIIGDDLDGEAREVAAKHAALALTMQADMTAGDDPVIVLSGGELTVTRRGDGVGGPNAEYALALAAALDAAPGIHAIACDTDGVDGAAEVAGAIISPDTLARARAAGLDPAEALAKNDAHSFFAALGDQVVTGPTLTNVNDFRAIIIHPA from the coding sequence ATGGGCGAGGCTGAATTTCTGCGGGCGATGTTCGACCGCGCGGTCGCGGTTGCCGACCCGATGCGTTTCATTGCTGTGAACCTGCCCGAGAAGCCGACAGGTCGGCTGCTCGTTGTCGGTGCCGGGAAAGCATCGGCACGGATGGCGGAGGCGGTCGAGGCCGAATGGGGTCCGTGCGAGGGGCTTGTGATCACACGCTACGGCTACGGTCGCCCCACCCAGGGGATCGAGATTGTCGAGGCGGCGCATCCGGTGCCCGATCAGGCCGGTGTGGAGGCGACGACGCGGATGCTCAACCTGCTGGACGGGCTGGGCGCGGATGATCTGGTGGTGATGCTGATCTCCGGCGGTGCCTCGGCGCTCTTATGCGCGCCTGCGGGCGCGATGACGCTGGAGGAGAAACAGGCGGTCAATGCGGCGCTTCTGTCATCCGGCGCGCCGATTGGGGATATGAACGTCCTGCGCAAACATCTCAGCCGGGTGAAGGGCGGTCAGCTTGCGGCAGCGGCGGCACCGGCGCGGGTGGTGGCGCTGATGATTTCCGACGTGCCGGGGGACGATCCGGGGACCATCGGGTCCGGGCCGACGGTCGGAGATGGCTCGACCACTCAGGACGCCCGGGCGATTGTCGACCGCTGGAAAATCGCGCTGCCCGAGACGGCACGGCAGGTTCTCGGCGGTCGGACGGGGGTTGTCCCAAAGGGCGATGAACTTCTGTCCCGCGTCGAAAACCGGGTCGTCGCGGCCCCGGCGCAATCTCTCGCAGCGGCGGCGGATCTCGCGCGGGAGGCGGGGTATGCCTGCGTCATCATCGGTGACGATCTGGATGGTGAGGCACGGGAGGTGGCGGCGAAACATGCCGCCCTTGCCCTGACCATGCAGGCAGACATGACCGCCGGGGACGACCCCGTCATTGTCCTGTCCGGCGGCGAGTTGACCGTCACCCGGCGCGGCGACGGGGTCGGGGGCCCGAACGCGGAATATGCGCTGGCCCTTGCGGCGGCGCTCGACGCTGCGCCCGGCATCCATGCGATTGCCTGCGACACGGACGGCGTCGATGGCGCGGCGGAGGTGGCGGGGGCGATCATCTCGCCCGATACACTCGCCCGCGCCAGGGCCGCCGGTCTCGACCCGGCGGAGGCTTTGGCGAAGAACGATGCGCACAGCTTTTTCGCAGCCCTCGGTGATCAGGTCGTCACCGGCCCGACGCTGACCAATGTGAATGATTTCAGGGCGATTATCATCCATCCCGCTTAG
- a CDS encoding LacI family DNA-binding transcriptional regulator produces MKRRPTILDVAQAAGVSKSTVSLVLQGSDLVREETATSVRETMARLGYVYNRAAANLRSASTGLIGLVINDLRNPFFTEFATTMQMRMAEQGYATVIGNSDEDPARQGQLVRSMIEHGVAGLVISPAFGDPGQVVDQIKAAGIPAMQVLRQLEGAEAQLPFASFDYAAGGAEATRHLLEQCCRKIIFLGGLAGRPITAERASGYIAEMQAAGLEPVCMEGPATRLHGSEAASSLPDDTEAVLCFNDLVALGLLNGLARAGRHVGKDIRLVGFDNIQECNEVYPALSSVSCDIAQFGHDMAGRLLNWLNAGERPPMETRAPVALIARASSLGG; encoded by the coding sequence ATGAAGCGGCGGCCAACCATTCTTGATGTCGCACAGGCGGCAGGTGTGTCGAAATCCACCGTTTCGCTGGTGCTGCAAGGCAGCGATCTGGTGCGCGAGGAAACCGCCACCAGCGTGCGCGAGACGATGGCGCGGCTCGGCTATGTCTATAATCGGGCGGCGGCCAATCTGCGCTCTGCCTCCACTGGGCTGATCGGGCTGGTCATCAACGATCTGCGCAACCCGTTCTTTACCGAATTTGCCACCACGATGCAGATGCGCATGGCAGAACAGGGATACGCCACCGTCATCGGCAATTCGGACGAGGATCCGGCGCGTCAGGGGCAACTGGTCCGGTCGATGATCGAACACGGTGTCGCCGGTCTGGTGATCTCTCCCGCTTTCGGCGATCCCGGGCAGGTCGTGGACCAGATCAAGGCAGCGGGCATTCCGGCGATGCAGGTGCTGCGCCAACTGGAAGGGGCGGAGGCACAGCTGCCTTTCGCCTCCTTCGACTATGCCGCTGGCGGGGCGGAGGCAACGCGGCATCTTCTGGAACAGTGTTGCCGGAAGATCATCTTTCTGGGCGGTCTTGCGGGTCGCCCGATCACGGCAGAGCGCGCTTCGGGCTATATTGCCGAGATGCAGGCGGCAGGGCTGGAGCCGGTCTGTATGGAAGGCCCGGCCACACGGCTGCACGGCAGCGAGGCGGCGTCCAGCCTTCCCGATGACACCGAGGCGGTCCTGTGCTTCAATGACCTCGTTGCCCTTGGTCTGCTGAACGGGCTGGCGCGGGCCGGCAGACATGTGGGGAAGGATATCCGTCTGGTCGGGTTCGATAATATTCAGGAATGTAATGAGGTCTATCCCGCCCTCAGCTCCGTCAGTTGCGACATCGCGCAATTCGGGCATGATATGGCGGGACGTCTGCTCAACTGGCTGAATGCGGGTGAGCGGCCACCAATGGAAACCCGCGCCCCGGTCGCCCTGATCGCGCGCGCATCGAGCCTGGGGGGATAA
- a CDS encoding GMC family oxidoreductase: protein MAEAYDFIIVGGGTAGCVLANRLSENPDASVLLIEAGPRPRHPFYAMPAGFAKMTKGIGSWGWSTVPQKHMMDRVIRFTQARVLGGGSSVNAQIYTRGNALDYDEWRQMGCEGWSYEDVLPYFRKSEDNDSYNNEYHGQGGPLGVSKPAAPLPICEAYFKAAGQIGIPFNEDMTGAEQAGVGYYQLTQKHARRSSTSVAFLDPARSRPNLTVMSGAQVLGIAVEQGRATAVRVDDGNGARRIEAGAEVILSSGAIGSPRLLMLSGIGPADHLREVGVDVVFDQPEIGANLQDHIDLFTIWECTGPHTYDRYAKPHWSVLAGLQYILTRKGPVASSLFETGGFWYLEEGARSPDVQFHLGLGSGIEAGVAAMPDGGVTLNSAYLRPRSRGTVRLASNDPKAAPLIDPNYWADPHDREMSIRGLKLIQEIMSQEALKPFVKREVLPGPEVRTEQEYFEHACANAKTDHHPAGTCRMGADDGAVVDTRLRFNGIEGLRIVDASIMPRLVSSNTNAPTIMIAEKAADMIRADHGETR from the coding sequence ATGGCCGAGGCATATGATTTCATCATCGTCGGTGGCGGCACCGCGGGCTGTGTGCTCGCCAACCGGCTGAGCGAAAACCCCGATGCAAGCGTGCTGCTGATCGAGGCGGGGCCGCGTCCGCGCCACCCGTTCTACGCCATGCCCGCCGGTTTCGCGAAGATGACCAAAGGCATCGGAAGCTGGGGCTGGTCCACTGTCCCGCAGAAACACATGATGGACCGCGTGATCCGCTTCACCCAGGCCCGCGTGCTGGGCGGCGGGTCGAGCGTGAATGCCCAGATCTATACCCGTGGCAATGCGCTTGATTATGACGAGTGGCGGCAGATGGGCTGCGAGGGCTGGTCTTACGAGGACGTGCTGCCCTATTTCCGCAAATCCGAGGATAACGATAGTTATAACAACGAATATCACGGACAGGGCGGCCCGCTTGGCGTGTCGAAACCCGCCGCGCCGCTGCCGATCTGCGAGGCGTATTTCAAGGCCGCCGGTCAGATTGGCATTCCCTTCAACGAGGACATGACCGGGGCCGAACAGGCGGGCGTGGGTTATTACCAGCTCACCCAGAAACATGCCCGCCGCAGCTCAACCTCGGTCGCGTTTCTCGATCCGGCGCGGAGCCGTCCGAACCTGACCGTCATGTCAGGCGCGCAGGTCTTGGGGATCGCGGTCGAACAGGGCCGTGCGACCGCCGTGCGGGTCGATGACGGCAATGGCGCGCGGCGGATCGAGGCGGGGGCGGAGGTGATCCTCTCCTCCGGTGCCATCGGCTCGCCGCGTCTCTTGATGCTCTCGGGGATCGGGCCTGCGGATCACCTGCGCGAGGTCGGCGTGGATGTGGTCTTCGATCAGCCGGAAATCGGTGCCAATCTTCAGGACCATATCGACCTGTTCACCATCTGGGAATGCACCGGCCCGCATACCTATGACCGCTACGCCAAGCCGCATTGGTCCGTCCTTGCCGGTCTGCAATATATCCTGACCCGCAAGGGGCCGGTCGCCTCAAGCCTGTTTGAAACCGGCGGGTTCTGGTATCTGGAAGAGGGCGCCCGCTCGCCCGATGTGCAGTTCCATCTGGGGCTGGGATCGGGGATCGAGGCCGGGGTTGCGGCGATGCCGGACGGCGGCGTGACGCTGAACTCCGCCTATCTCCGGCCCCGCTCACGCGGAACGGTCAGGCTGGCCAGCAACGACCCCAAGGCCGCGCCGCTGATCGATCCGAATTACTGGGCCGACCCGCATGACCGCGAGATGTCGATCCGTGGCCTGAAGCTGATACAGGAGATCATGTCGCAGGAGGCGCTGAAACCCTTCGTCAAGCGCGAGGTGCTGCCGGGGCCGGAGGTGCGGACGGAGCAGGAATATTTCGAACATGCCTGCGCCAATGCCAAGACCGACCACCACCCGGCAGGCACCTGCCGGATGGGCGCGGATGACGGCGCGGTCGTGGATACGCGTCTGCGCTTTAACGGAATTGAGGGCTTGCGCATTGTCGATGCGTCGATCATGCCAAGGCTGGTATCGTCCAACACCAATGCGCCGACCATCATGATTGCCGAAAAAGCCGCCGATATGATCCGCGCCGATCACGGGGAAACCCGGTGA
- a CDS encoding FAD-dependent oxidoreductase — translation MDADLVIIGSGMGGATLAAALAPSGRRILIVEAGERMQDSPEARDGYAIHGRGVFRPDETWLDGQGQAFSPGNFYYVGGNSKFYGAVLLRYREADFSPIRHMGGTTPGWPISYAELEPWYQVAEEMYRVRGDASTDPTEPHHSGSYPFPPIPDEPEIADLRARLRRIGLNPSALPLGVDLDRWLERANTGWDGYPDTNGGKMDAETVGIAEALRHPNVTLLTGTRATRLDCDASGRITAVHVTGAEGARRIEAPLIALATGAVNTAALLLRSADEAHPGGLANSSDQLGRNFMNHNCSAVLAIHPFRRNHSVYQKTLMVNDFYETGGPDGAPLGNIQMLGRVTGPILAAGSGLPMPLAKLISSRALDLYAMSEDLPNPESRVTLKGDQIVLDWKRSNWDAHEALVARLKKELRRAGYPLVLSKPFDRRTPSHQCGTAKMGLDPASCVTDVYGRSHDHPNLFITDASILPTSAAVNPALTIAALSLRAADHIRGRDWA, via the coding sequence ATGGACGCTGATCTGGTCATTATCGGCTCCGGCATGGGCGGCGCGACCCTCGCCGCCGCCCTGGCGCCATCGGGCAGGCGCATCCTGATCGTCGAGGCCGGCGAGCGGATGCAGGACAGTCCGGAGGCGCGCGACGGTTATGCGATCCACGGTCGCGGCGTGTTCCGGCCCGATGAGACATGGCTGGACGGGCAGGGGCAGGCATTCAGCCCCGGAAATTTCTACTATGTCGGCGGCAACTCGAAATTCTACGGCGCGGTGCTGCTGCGCTATCGTGAGGCCGATTTCAGCCCGATCCGCCATATGGGCGGCACCACCCCCGGCTGGCCGATTTCTTACGCGGAGCTGGAGCCGTGGTATCAGGTCGCGGAAGAGATGTATCGTGTGCGCGGCGATGCCTCGACCGACCCGACCGAGCCGCATCATTCCGGCAGCTACCCCTTCCCGCCGATCCCGGACGAGCCGGAGATTGCGGATCTGCGCGCCCGTCTGCGCCGGATCGGGCTGAACCCCTCGGCGCTCCCTTTGGGCGTCGATCTCGATCGTTGGTTGGAACGTGCCAATACCGGATGGGATGGCTACCCCGACACCAATGGCGGCAAGATGGATGCGGAGACCGTCGGTATTGCGGAGGCGCTCCGGCATCCGAACGTCACCCTGCTCACCGGCACCCGTGCCACGCGGCTTGACTGCGACGCAAGCGGGCGGATCACGGCGGTTCATGTCACCGGCGCAGAGGGTGCGCGGCGGATCGAGGCGCCATTGATCGCGCTCGCCACCGGCGCGGTCAACACGGCGGCACTGCTTCTGCGTTCGGCGGATGAGGCGCATCCCGGCGGGCTGGCGAACAGCTCTGACCAGTTGGGTCGGAATTTCATGAACCACAATTGCTCGGCGGTGCTGGCAATCCACCCCTTCCGGCGCAACCACAGCGTCTACCAGAAAACGCTGATGGTGAATGATTTCTATGAGACGGGCGGGCCGGATGGCGCGCCGCTGGGCAATATTCAGATGTTGGGCCGGGTGACGGGACCGATCCTTGCCGCCGGGTCGGGATTGCCGATGCCGCTGGCGAAGTTGATCTCCTCACGCGCGCTCGATCTCTATGCCATGTCAGAGGATCTGCCCAACCCCGAAAGCCGCGTGACGCTGAAGGGGGATCAGATCGTGCTGGACTGGAAGCGCTCGAACTGGGACGCGCATGAGGCGCTTGTGGCGCGGCTGAAAAAAGAACTCCGGCGGGCGGGCTATCCGCTGGTGCTATCGAAGCCCTTCGACCGGCGCACACCCAGCCATCAATGCGGCACGGCAAAGATGGGCCTCGACCCGGCCAGCTGTGTCACCGATGTCTATGGGCGGAGCCACGACCACCCGAACCTGTTCATCACCGACGCCAGCATCCTGCCGACCTCCGCCGCCGTGAACCCGGCCCTGACCATTGCGGCGCTGTCCCTGAGGGCGGCGGATCATATCCGCGGGCGCGACTGGGCATGA